In the Flavobacterium sp. 90 genome, TCACATCTTCATTCTTATGAAAATACCCATTTTCAATCTCAATTCGACTATTTGTAATTGCTGTCTCTTGATTATTAGAAATTTCATAAAGTTCGTTTTCGAAAGAATCAGAGAGATTTTGAGATGCATTTATAAAATTCAAATCCATAATATTACTTGATGTAATCAAAATTATAATTATTTATATAAACGTATTTAAATAAAGAAAGCTATCTGCCAGATATTTTAGGCGGATAACTTTCTCTTATTTATTATTTTGTAAAAAATATTAATTTATCGTTTCACCATTTGGAGCATCAGTATCAGGATTTACGAATACTAATTTTCCTTCGGCGTTTGTTGTCATTAAGATCATACCTTGACTTTCAACTCCACGTAAAGCTCTTGGTGCTAAATTTGCAAGAACTGTAACACGTTTTCCAATGATTTCTTCTGGCGAAAAGCTTTCAGCAATTCCAGAAACAATCGTGCGAACATCAATTCCAGTATCGATTTTAAGAACTAGAAGTTTGTTTGCTTTCGGCATTTTTTCAGCTTCAATAATAGTTCCTACGCGTAAATCCATTTTAGCGAAATCCTCATATTGAATCAATTCTTTCTGAGGTTCCGGTTGTTTGCTTTCGGCAAGATTAGCAGTTTTTGTAGCTTCCAATTTATCTATTTGTTTTTGTATTTCTTCGTCTTCAATTTTTGCGAATAATAATTCGGCTTCACCAATTTGGTGACCTTCCGGAATCAATTCTGAATTTTCGGCAACATCATTCCAATTCAATTTACCTTCATTTTTCAGGATTCTTGACAATTTAGCAGCAGTAAAAGGCAAGAAAGGTTCTGCCAAAATGCTCAAAGCAGCAGCAATTTGCAACGCCACATACATTTGAGTTTTTACACGCTCCGGATTGTCTTTCATAACTTTCCAAGGCTCTTCATCAGCAAGGTATTTATTTCCTAAACGCGCCACATTCATCAATTCACCAAGAGCTTCACGGAATCTATAACGCTCAACCGAACTTGAAATCACGGCCGGATATGCTTTTAATTCTGCCAAAGTATTCTCGTCAACCTCAGATAATTCGTTAGGCGTTGGGATAAAACCGTCGTAATATTTATTGGTTAAAACCACAACACGATTAATGAAATTTCCAAAAATTGCAACCAATTCGTTGTTATTTCTTGCTTGGAAATCTTTCCATGTAAAATCGTTATCCTTAGTTTCTGGAGCATTAGAAGTCAATGCATAACGCAAAACATCTTGTTTCTCCGGAAATTCTTCTAAATATTCGTGCAACCAAACCGCCCAGTTTTTAGAAGTTGAAAGTTTGTTTCCTTCCAAATTCAAAAACTCATTTGCAGGAACATTGTCCGGCAAAATATAGCTTCCTTCGGCTTTAAGCATCGCTGGGAAAATAATACAGTGAAAAACAATATTGTCTTTCCCAATAAAGTGAACCAACTTCGTGTCTTCATCTTTCCAATATGGTTCCCAGTCTTTTCCTTCGCGTAAAGCCCATTCTTTCGTAGACGAAATGTACCCGATAGGCGCATCAAACCAAACGTATAATTTTTTTCCTTCGGCACCTTCAACGGGAACATCAATTCCCCAATCTAGGTCACGCGTTACTGCGCGAGGTTCCAATCCACCATCAACCCAAGATTTAACTTGTCCGTAAACATTAGGTTTCCAGTCGTTTTTATGTCCAACAAGAATCCATTCCGTCAAAAATTCAGTGTAACGATCAAGAGGTAAAAACCAGTGTTTTGTAGATTTCAAAATCGGAGTTTCTCCTGTAATTGTCGATTTTGGGTTTATTAAATCCGTAGCATTTAGGGTCGATCCACAATTTTCGCATTGATCGCCATAAGCGCCTTCATTACCACATTTTGGGCAAGTACCCACCACAAAACGATCTGCTAGAAACTGATTTGCTTTTGCATCGTACAATTGTTCCGTAATTTCTTCAATAAAATCACCTTTATCATACAACGTTCTAAAGAATTCCGAAGCCGTATCATGATGAATTTTAGCCGAAGTTCTAGAATAATTATCAAACGAAATCCCAAAATCAGCGAATGATTTTCTAATAATTCCGTCATATTTATCAATAACTTCTTGTGGTGTAATTCCTTCTTTTTTGGCTTTCATCGAAATCGCAACGCCATGTTCATCACTTCCGCAAATAAACGCAACGTCTTTTCCTTGCAAACGTAAATATCTCGAATAAATATCTGCAGGCACGTAAACCCCCGCCAAATGCCCAATATGTATAGGTCCGTTGGTGTAAGGCAAAGCCGCCGTAATAGTATATCTCTTTGGATTTTGTATCATAACTCAATTTTATTGAGTGCAAAAATAAGCAATAGAATTGAGATTTTGTTATTCCGTGGAGTTTCACAGAGAAAAAGCGCTGAGTTTTTGTTTTAAAGAATGTGAATTAATCTCGCAAAGACGCAAAGGGGCAAAGTTTTTTCTCATTGCGAGGAACGAAGCAATCACACTAGAAACTAGACAAAGATTTAATTTTTTAGGAGTAGTTTTTTCAGGAGCTAATCCAGCTCTCCGTTTCAATCTTTTACTTTTTAAAGAAAAAAGTAAAAGGATTTCCACTTCTATCGGGGCTAAAAAAAACTTGGTTTGTCATTTCGACGGAGGAGAAATCACACTAGAAATTCCGTGCCAAATGTCGCCAATCTTTGTCGAGTTTCTATTGTGATTTCTCCTCCGTCGAAATGACAAGATTGTGCATTTTTCAACGGATTTTAATCCGTTGAAAACGAAATACGATCACCAACAAAAGTCCCGAAGGGACGACACATATAATTTTAAAAACTTTGCGCCTCCGCGACTTTGCGAGATTATTTTGCATTCCAATAAAAATTCTTTGTGAATCTTCGTAAAAACCTCTGCGAATCTCTTTGGTAGAATCCATAAAATAGAACCAGTTTAAACTAGCATTTCCATTAAAATCTTCAAAATATATTTCGCAATCTTTGCCCTGAAAAAAACAAAAACAAGTTATGAGCAAGACAAAATTAATCATCAATAAAAACGGATCTATCAAAATCGAAGGTGATTTTGAAATCATGGATTCAGAAGGAGCGGTTTACGGACTACAAGGAAGATCTGCATTAGGACTTTGCCGTTGTGGATTATCTGCAAACAAACCATTTTGCGATGGCGGACACCGTAACAACTTCGAACATGAATCAATCGCATTTGATTTACCACCGATGAAAACAAACTAAGAAATTTAATTTTCTTATTTGAATATCAAAAAAGCTGCATCAAACGATGCAGCTTTTTTTGTGTTAAAGCTTTTTTTGAAAGAATTTTCAAATAATAATCGATTAAAATATTAGAAAAACTATAAATATTTTAATTAATTTGTAAGAAAATAGAAAATGAAAAAAATACCACTTCTAGTACTGTTTTTGAGTTTTGTTTTAGGACAGGCTCAAACACAAAAAGTTGTTTCGACCGATTGGACTTCTTTCAATCAAACGATTGCCGTTCAAACTTCTGTAAAGAAAAAATTTAGAGTAATTGCTTCCGTTAAGGTAGAAACTACAGAGCCAAAATCCTGGGCTGGAGTTTGGGCACGCGTGGATACTAAAAATGACGAAGACGGTTTTTTTGATAATATGAGCGACAGACCGGTAAAATCGAAAGAATGGAAATCATATACAGTTGAAGGAACGATTGATGCAAATAGCAAATCACTAAGTTTTGGAGGTTTATGTTTGTATAATGGAAAATTCTATTTTGATAAATTCGAATTACTTATCGAAAATGATAAAGGTGTTTTTGAACCTTTGGCGGTTTTAAATTCAAGTTTCGAAACTCCAATAAAAGACGGAGATATTCCAAAATGGAGCTTCGGAATATCTAAAGATGCCGTGGTTAAAGTTAAAGAATATAAAATCACTTCGGATAAATCAAGCGTAGATGGGAAAGTCAGTTTATTGATGGAAGGAACAGGTATAAAACCAAGATTAGAAGCTAAAATTGGAAATGTTGAGGGAGCTTCGCCAAAAATTGGTGACATGATCTCGATGCTCGAAGATCTTAAAGATCGTGTTGAGAGAACGGTTAAAAACATGAACCAATATGAAATTGATTATCTTCACGATGATGAAGCCAACCGAATTGGAGCACTTGTAATGCATTTGGCTGCAGCCGAAAAATATTATCAGGTTTTTACTTTTGAAAACAGAGGTTTTAATGAAGAAGAAAAGAAAATATGGCAAAAAGCTTTAGACCTGGATCAAGGCGGACGTGACGAGTTTAAAGGCCATGATATTCAATATTATTTAGACATTTATAATGAAGTAAGAGCAAAAACCATTTCAGAATTAAAGAAAAGAGATGATGCTTGGTTTGTAGAAGTCCAAACAAGATATGACTGGACAAATCAGTATTGCTGGTTTCACGTTATGGAACATCAATCAAGTCATTTAGGACAAATTTTGTTTTTGAAGAAACGAATTCCGCCACAACAAAAACAAACATTGCCAAAAGAAATCAAAAAGTAAAGTATAAAAAAAGCTGTATCAAATGATACAGCTTTTTTTATGATTCGTGATTTTTAACTATAAATTGAAGAACATCTTCAAAATAGTCTTTTAAGTCCTTATAAGGCTGTTCACCTGGATACCAGTTTGCAAACTTCCAATAGTTCCATTCGGGACTATTTGATGTAGGAGGAATAAGTAAAAAATATTGTTCTTCTTCTCTACCTGCGATAAGTATTGCATTTTCTAATTCTGGTAAATGGGCATAAGCTTCAATTGCAAAAGGCTCAATGTTTTTTAAGTAATCAATATTTTCAATTGATTCAAAACTTGGCTCGATATCATTTGGCGCTGAAAAACCATTAGTTATTTTTATAAATTCGATGTAATCTTTTGGTAAGTTTAGGCCTAATTTGTTTTCAGTCTCACTTATTTGCTTTTCCGTGACAGGAATAGTTCCGAGCCAATTTGTTTCAATTTGTTCTGATGTGAAATTAAAAT is a window encoding:
- the metG gene encoding methionine--tRNA ligase, giving the protein MIQNPKRYTITAALPYTNGPIHIGHLAGVYVPADIYSRYLRLQGKDVAFICGSDEHGVAISMKAKKEGITPQEVIDKYDGIIRKSFADFGISFDNYSRTSAKIHHDTASEFFRTLYDKGDFIEEITEQLYDAKANQFLADRFVVGTCPKCGNEGAYGDQCENCGSTLNATDLINPKSTITGETPILKSTKHWFLPLDRYTEFLTEWILVGHKNDWKPNVYGQVKSWVDGGLEPRAVTRDLDWGIDVPVEGAEGKKLYVWFDAPIGYISSTKEWALREGKDWEPYWKDEDTKLVHFIGKDNIVFHCIIFPAMLKAEGSYILPDNVPANEFLNLEGNKLSTSKNWAVWLHEYLEEFPEKQDVLRYALTSNAPETKDNDFTWKDFQARNNNELVAIFGNFINRVVVLTNKYYDGFIPTPNELSEVDENTLAELKAYPAVISSSVERYRFREALGELMNVARLGNKYLADEEPWKVMKDNPERVKTQMYVALQIAAALSILAEPFLPFTAAKLSRILKNEGKLNWNDVAENSELIPEGHQIGEAELLFAKIEDEEIQKQIDKLEATKTANLAESKQPEPQKELIQYEDFAKMDLRVGTIIEAEKMPKANKLLVLKIDTGIDVRTIVSGIAESFSPEEIIGKRVTVLANLAPRALRGVESQGMILMTTNAEGKLVFVNPDTDAPNGETIN
- a CDS encoding CDGSH iron-sulfur domain-containing protein gives rise to the protein MSKTKLIINKNGSIKIEGDFEIMDSEGAVYGLQGRSALGLCRCGLSANKPFCDGGHRNNFEHESIAFDLPPMKTN
- a CDS encoding DUF664 domain-containing protein; the encoded protein is MKKIPLLVLFLSFVLGQAQTQKVVSTDWTSFNQTIAVQTSVKKKFRVIASVKVETTEPKSWAGVWARVDTKNDEDGFFDNMSDRPVKSKEWKSYTVEGTIDANSKSLSFGGLCLYNGKFYFDKFELLIENDKGVFEPLAVLNSSFETPIKDGDIPKWSFGISKDAVVKVKEYKITSDKSSVDGKVSLLMEGTGIKPRLEAKIGNVEGASPKIGDMISMLEDLKDRVERTVKNMNQYEIDYLHDDEANRIGALVMHLAAAEKYYQVFTFENRGFNEEEKKIWQKALDLDQGGRDEFKGHDIQYYLDIYNEVRAKTISELKKRDDAWFVEVQTRYDWTNQYCWFHVMEHQSSHLGQILFLKKRIPPQQKQTLPKEIKK
- a CDS encoding SMI1/KNR4 family protein — protein: MQNLLIAISKKAIKYENFNFTSEQIETNWLGTIPVTEKQISETENKLGLNLPKDYIEFIKITNGFSAPNDIEPSFESIENIDYLKNIEPFAIEAYAHLPELENAILIAGREEEQYFLLIPPTSNSPEWNYWKFANWYPGEQPYKDLKDYFEDVLQFIVKNHES